The following are from one region of the Silene latifolia isolate original U9 population chromosome 9, ASM4854445v1, whole genome shotgun sequence genome:
- the LOC141601904 gene encoding uncharacterized protein LOC141601904: MKTKLTGVRVPKGKPSSTALSLFRSSARLASFSAKDLKAGVARIAEQSKSQEASGSDKTLDILVSEIQPLQDLPRVISPEIVQAQKRKREDDILAEEEGEKQPIPAQPIRSIRQVPARIDDMDDARARIDEFSAKMSDQLLSASTLESSTRVVSILTSLVTRAAELASQAREGLDAVTLACRLRDAQARVSSLEEKLDKLNRDCTHPG; encoded by the exons atgaagaccaagctgactggggtcagagtacccaaaggcaagcctagttctactgctctttcct tatttaggtcttctgctaggctggccagcttttctgcaaaggatttaaaggctggggtggctaggattgctgaacagtccaagagccaggaggctagtgggagcgacaaaacgcttgatatcctggtttcTGAGATTCAGCCTCTTCAAGATCTTCCCAGGGTAATTTCACCGGAGATTGTCCAGGCTCagaaaagaaagagggaagatgATATCTTGGCAGAGGAGGAAGGAGAGAAACAGCCTATCCCGGCTCAGCCaatcaggagtataaggcaagtgcctgctaggattgatgacatggatgatgcccgggctcggatagatgagttttctgcaaagatgagcgaccagctattgtctgctagtacccttgagtcgtctaccagggtggtttctattctgacttctcttgtaacaagggctgctgaacttgcttcccaggctagggag GGGTTGGATGCGGTCACTCTTGCTTGTCGGCTTAGGGATGCCCAAGCCAGGGtttctagtttggaggaaaaactggataAACTTAACCGTGACTGCACACATCcggggtaa